A region of Pseudoxanthomonas sp. CF385 DNA encodes the following proteins:
- a CDS encoding DUF3261 domain-containing protein: MRRLIAVLLTVLLTACASQASRPPGIVLPPLRLAPAALGQDLAVQQRLVFRFGSHVRELDALLEVDAQALRLAVQAMGRTGVTLQWDGAQLSEQRAAWLPAAVRSERVLDDVQFSLWPAEAVRAALPAGWTLAEHGQTRELSHEGRVWLSRERVNATTLQVRNLADGYDLTIESVAGGDVLP; this comes from the coding sequence GTGCGGCGCTTGATCGCCGTGCTGCTGACCGTCCTGCTGACGGCCTGCGCGTCGCAGGCCTCGCGGCCGCCCGGCATCGTGTTGCCGCCGTTGCGGCTCGCGCCGGCGGCGCTGGGGCAGGACCTGGCGGTGCAGCAGCGCCTGGTGTTCCGCTTCGGGTCGCACGTGCGCGAACTCGATGCGTTGCTGGAAGTCGACGCGCAGGCGCTCCGCCTGGCAGTGCAGGCCATGGGCCGTACCGGCGTGACCCTGCAGTGGGACGGCGCTCAGCTGTCCGAGCAACGGGCGGCCTGGTTGCCGGCCGCGGTGCGCAGCGAGCGCGTGCTGGACGATGTGCAATTCAGCCTGTGGCCGGCCGAAGCCGTCCGCGCCGCGCTGCCGGCCGGCTGGACGCTCGCCGAGCACGGACAAACGCGCGAACTCAGCCACGAAGGACGCGTCTGGCTGTCGCGTGAACGCGTGAATGCGACCACGCTGCAGGTTCGCAACCTGGCCGATGGCTATGATCTGACGATCGAATCGGTGGCCGGCGGAGACGTGCTTCCTTGA
- a CDS encoding NAD(P)/FAD-dependent oxidoreductase, whose amino-acid sequence MKTERTEILIIGAGPAGSVAAAMLRQQGRKVLIVEREQFPRFSIGESLLPQSMEYIQAAGLLQDVVEAGFQYKNGAAFVRGERTTEFDFRDKFSQGWGTTYQVQRADFDHVLAKGAERMGAEVRYRHEVLSAEPGETPRVTVRAPDGEEYVIEADFMLDASGFGRLLPRLLKLESPSNFPVRGAIFTHVRDHIPVDAGFDRNKILITTHPEHVDVWYWTIPFSNGCCSLGVVAEQPFLDRYTGTELERLQAIVGEDPNLTRLLKNAEWAVLPVRQITGYSANVRSLWGPGYALLGNAGEFLDPVFSSGVTIAFKSAQLASDCLRRHYAGEAVDWEADFAEPLRGGVQTFRRFVESWYAGGFQKIIFHPDPQPDIRRMICSILAGYAWDKKNPYVAETQRRLQVLEQLCGA is encoded by the coding sequence ATGAAGACGGAACGCACTGAAATCCTGATCATCGGCGCCGGCCCTGCGGGCTCGGTCGCCGCGGCGATGCTGCGCCAGCAGGGCCGCAAGGTCCTGATCGTCGAACGCGAGCAGTTCCCGCGCTTCTCCATCGGCGAAAGCCTGCTGCCGCAGAGCATGGAATACATCCAGGCCGCCGGCCTGCTGCAGGACGTGGTCGAAGCGGGTTTCCAGTACAAGAACGGCGCCGCATTCGTGCGCGGCGAGCGCACCACCGAATTCGACTTCCGCGACAAGTTCTCGCAAGGCTGGGGCACGACCTACCAGGTCCAGCGCGCCGATTTCGACCACGTGCTGGCGAAGGGCGCCGAGCGCATGGGCGCCGAAGTGCGCTACCGCCACGAGGTGCTGTCGGCCGAACCGGGCGAGACGCCGCGCGTCACCGTGCGCGCGCCCGATGGCGAGGAGTACGTGATCGAGGCGGACTTCATGCTGGACGCCAGTGGCTTCGGCCGCCTGCTGCCGCGCCTGCTGAAGCTGGAGTCGCCCTCCAATTTCCCGGTGCGTGGCGCGATCTTCACCCATGTACGCGACCACATTCCCGTCGACGCCGGCTTCGACCGCAACAAGATCCTGATCACCACGCATCCGGAGCATGTGGATGTCTGGTACTGGACGATTCCGTTCTCCAACGGCTGCTGTTCGCTGGGCGTGGTGGCGGAGCAGCCGTTCCTCGACCGCTACACCGGCACCGAACTGGAGCGCCTGCAGGCCATCGTCGGCGAGGATCCGAACCTGACGCGGCTGCTGAAGAACGCCGAGTGGGCCGTGTTGCCGGTACGGCAGATCACCGGCTACTCCGCCAACGTGCGTTCGTTGTGGGGCCCGGGCTATGCGCTGCTCGGCAATGCGGGCGAGTTCCTCGACCCGGTGTTCTCGTCCGGCGTCACCATCGCGTTCAAGTCCGCGCAACTGGCCAGCGACTGCCTGCGGCGCCACTACGCAGGTGAGGCGGTGGATTGGGAAGCCGATTTCGCCGAGCCGCTGCGGGGCGGCGTGCAGACGTTCCGCCGCTTCGTGGAGTCGTGGTACGCCGGTGGCTTCCAGAAGATCATCTTCCACCCGGATCCGCAGCCCGACATCCGCCGGATGATCTGCTCGATCCTCGCCGGCTACGCCTGGGACAAGAAGAATCCCTACGTCGCCGAAACGCAACGCCGCCTGCAGGTGCTGGAGCAACTGTGCGGCGCTTGA
- a CDS encoding MMPL family transporter has protein sequence MTEPQEPQAADRRLRGWRWLALAWLLALVGVAWHQWGFWQSPRIDSDILALLPQDAGDPAVGDATRRIAGNSSRDVVVMLGAEDSEAVLRARDAFETVVQASAQRGVDLLVAERSPEDWFAQARDMLAPHRDRFLTSAQRQHLEQTSPDALAESALAALYGPMGAPRLTEWRSDPLGLWPQWWQAQATASGMALDGDGLLQAEDRHWAVLQFTLRESAFKLDGERRLQDLLDGASAAAIAAAPSVKVLKAGVPLHAESAAVQANREVNTIGWGSLAAVLLLVWLAFRSLRPLLLVALSLLVGCAVALTVTVLVFGKVHLLTLIFGASLVGVAEDYGIHWFASRQGEPKARRWSLLRHLLPGLWLALLTSAMAYLALGLAPFPGLRQMALFSVVGLTAAFFTVIFAFPWLDGGEVRATAFSRWLGGTLAGWPRLATRRGGVVLAAVVLLIAVPGLIQVRGNDDLRSLQSSPPELIAQQRDVGRLLGMPSPAQFYLVQGRDAEQVLQREEQLVARLREAETKGLVGGHRALSDWLPSQRRQDEDAALTARVEREVLTRLSAATGETLARGEFAARSLSLDTFLASPAALPVRHLWLGQVGQGMASVVMVNDLSRPDALATFAAQADDIEGVRWVDRTADISRLLQHYRRMMTGLLLAGVVVVFGVLAIRYRWQAWRVITPTLLAGVLTVALLGWLGQPLQLFNVLALMLLLGMGIDYGIFLVEHRGDASAWLAVCVGAASTWLSFGLLGLSATPALRAFGLTLLFGIGLVWLLSPLFRPPPDHSPTHGNTAA, from the coding sequence TTGACTGAGCCGCAGGAGCCGCAGGCAGCGGACCGCAGGCTGCGCGGATGGCGCTGGCTGGCGTTGGCGTGGCTGCTGGCGCTGGTGGGCGTGGCCTGGCACCAGTGGGGCTTCTGGCAGTCGCCGCGCATCGACAGCGACATCCTCGCCCTGCTGCCGCAGGATGCGGGCGATCCCGCGGTGGGCGATGCGACGCGCCGGATCGCCGGCAACAGTTCGCGCGACGTCGTCGTGATGCTCGGAGCAGAGGATTCTGAGGCGGTACTGCGCGCCCGCGATGCATTCGAAACCGTCGTCCAGGCATCCGCGCAGCGTGGCGTGGACCTGCTGGTGGCGGAACGTTCGCCGGAAGACTGGTTCGCCCAAGCGCGCGACATGCTCGCGCCGCATCGCGATCGTTTTCTGACGTCAGCGCAGCGGCAGCATCTCGAACAGACGTCGCCGGACGCCCTGGCCGAATCGGCGCTGGCCGCGTTGTACGGTCCGATGGGCGCGCCGCGCCTGACCGAGTGGCGCAGCGATCCGCTGGGCCTGTGGCCGCAGTGGTGGCAGGCCCAGGCGACGGCGTCCGGGATGGCGCTGGACGGCGATGGCTTGCTGCAGGCCGAAGACCGTCATTGGGCGGTGCTGCAGTTCACCCTGCGGGAGTCCGCCTTCAAGCTGGATGGCGAACGCCGCTTGCAGGATCTGCTCGATGGCGCATCTGCCGCGGCCATTGCCGCGGCGCCCAGCGTGAAGGTGTTGAAGGCGGGTGTGCCGTTGCATGCGGAATCCGCGGCGGTGCAGGCCAACCGCGAGGTCAACACCATCGGCTGGGGTTCGCTCGCCGCCGTGCTGCTGCTGGTGTGGTTGGCCTTCCGTTCGTTGCGGCCGCTGCTGCTGGTCGCGCTGTCGTTGCTGGTGGGTTGCGCGGTCGCGCTGACGGTCACCGTGCTCGTGTTCGGCAAGGTCCACCTGCTGACGCTGATCTTCGGCGCGAGCCTGGTGGGCGTGGCGGAGGATTACGGCATTCACTGGTTCGCGTCGCGGCAGGGCGAACCCAAGGCGCGCCGCTGGTCGCTGCTGCGCCACCTGCTGCCCGGGCTGTGGCTGGCGCTGCTGACCAGCGCGATGGCATATCTCGCGCTGGGCCTCGCGCCGTTCCCGGGGCTACGGCAGATGGCGCTGTTCTCGGTGGTCGGTCTGACGGCGGCCTTCTTCACGGTGATCTTCGCGTTCCCCTGGCTCGATGGCGGTGAGGTCCGGGCGACGGCGTTCTCGCGCTGGCTGGGCGGCACGCTCGCCGGCTGGCCGCGACTGGCCACCCGTCGCGGCGGCGTGGTGCTCGCCGCCGTGGTGCTGCTCATCGCAGTGCCCGGTTTGATCCAGGTACGCGGCAATGACGACCTGCGCAGCCTGCAGTCGTCGCCGCCCGAACTGATCGCCCAGCAGCGCGACGTGGGACGCCTGCTGGGCATGCCGAGCCCGGCGCAGTTCTACCTGGTGCAGGGGCGCGATGCCGAGCAGGTGCTCCAGCGCGAAGAGCAACTGGTCGCGCGCCTGCGCGAAGCGGAAACGAAAGGCCTGGTAGGCGGCCATCGCGCGCTCAGCGACTGGCTGCCGTCGCAGCGTCGGCAGGATGAGGATGCGGCGCTGACCGCGCGCGTCGAACGCGAAGTATTGACGCGTTTGTCCGCCGCCACCGGCGAGACGCTGGCGCGCGGCGAATTCGCAGCGCGATCGCTGAGCCTCGATACGTTCCTCGCCTCGCCGGCGGCCTTGCCGGTGCGCCATCTGTGGCTGGGCCAGGTGGGGCAGGGCATGGCCTCGGTGGTGATGGTCAACGACCTGTCTCGCCCGGATGCGCTCGCGACCTTTGCGGCCCAGGCCGACGACATCGAAGGTGTGCGCTGGGTCGACCGCACCGCGGATATCTCGCGCCTGCTGCAGCACTACCGCCGCATGATGACGGGCCTGCTGCTGGCGGGCGTGGTGGTCGTGTTCGGTGTTCTCGCCATCCGCTACCGCTGGCAGGCGTGGCGGGTGATCACGCCGACATTGCTGGCCGGCGTGCTGACCGTGGCGCTGTTGGGATGGCTGGGACAGCCTCTCCAACTGTTCAACGTACTCGCGCTGATGCTGTTGCTCGGCATGGGCATCGATTACGGCATCTTCCTGGTCGAACACCGGGGCGATGCCAGTGCATGGCTGGCGGTCTGCGTCGGCGCCGCCAGCACCTGGCTGTCGTTCGGCCTGCTGGGCCTGTCGGCGACGCCCGCGCTGCGCGCCTTCGGCCTGACCCTGTTGTTCGGCATCGGCCTGGTCTGGCTGCTGTCGCCCCTGTTCCGGCCTCCGCCGGACCACTCCCCCACGCATGGAAACACCGCTGCATGA
- a CDS encoding outer membrane lipoprotein carrier protein LolA encodes MTLRRMLLPVLLVLPLVSVPVAGATAAADPLAQVRTQVAQVPLLRGNFSQEKQVAGFRNPLRSSGRFVLAREKGVIWTTVAPFPSEIVITRDRIVSRQRDGRARVEVDGRQQPGLRTVNAMMFALMSGDMKALTTTFDVKNEPAEGKGWRMTLSPRSRQLAQAFTSVRLAGDRYVREVELREANGDITRLSFDGMTETPATLTRDEAVRFD; translated from the coding sequence ATGACGCTGCGCCGCATGTTGCTTCCCGTTCTGCTGGTTCTTCCTCTGGTTTCTGTGCCGGTGGCAGGCGCCACTGCCGCAGCCGATCCGCTGGCGCAGGTGCGCACGCAGGTCGCGCAGGTGCCCCTGTTGCGCGGAAATTTCTCGCAGGAAAAACAGGTCGCGGGTTTCCGCAATCCGCTGCGCTCCAGCGGACGCTTCGTGCTGGCACGCGAGAAGGGCGTCATCTGGACGACGGTCGCCCCGTTTCCATCCGAGATCGTCATCACCCGCGACCGCATCGTCAGCCGCCAGCGCGACGGCCGTGCACGGGTGGAGGTGGACGGGCGCCAGCAACCCGGGCTGCGTACCGTGAACGCGATGATGTTCGCCCTGATGAGCGGCGACATGAAGGCGTTGACCACGACCTTCGACGTGAAGAACGAGCCGGCCGAAGGCAAGGGCTGGCGGATGACGCTATCGCCGCGTTCGCGTCAGCTGGCGCAGGCGTTCACGTCGGTGCGCCTGGCGGGCGATCGCTATGTACGCGAGGTGGAATTGCGCGAAGCCAATGGCGATATCACCCGGCTGAGCTTCGATGGGATGACCGAGACGCCCGCGACACTGACGCGCGACGAGGCGGTCCGGTTTGACTGA
- a CDS encoding acyl-CoA thioesterase, which produces MPVEPREDLRIEVALAPAFHDCDAMQVVWHGHYFKYLEIARCALLQRFDYDYPQMQASGYMWPIVDARVKYIRPLRYAQPLRVSARVTEWENRLKMEYEIRDAATGEVLTRAHTLQVAVDAASGEMLYQCPPILWERLGVPAP; this is translated from the coding sequence ATGCCGGTTGAGCCGCGCGAGGACCTGCGCATCGAGGTGGCGCTGGCCCCGGCGTTCCACGATTGCGACGCCATGCAGGTGGTCTGGCACGGGCACTACTTCAAGTACCTGGAGATCGCCCGTTGCGCCTTGTTGCAGCGCTTCGATTACGACTATCCGCAGATGCAGGCGTCGGGTTACATGTGGCCCATCGTCGATGCGCGGGTGAAGTACATCCGGCCGTTGCGCTATGCGCAGCCGTTGCGGGTGTCGGCGCGGGTGACGGAGTGGGAGAACCGGCTGAAGATGGAATACGAGATCCGCGACGCCGCGACCGGCGAGGTCCTGACCCGTGCGCATACGCTGCAGGTCGCGGTCGACGCGGCTTCAGGCGAGATGCTGTATCAGTGCCCACCCATCCTGTGGGAACGTCTGGGAGTCCCCGCGCCATGA
- a CDS encoding aromatic amino acid ammonia-lyase: protein MNESAAPVFGDAPLRIEDVVALSQRRAPPVLSREPAFRARIAKGADFLDRLLHEEGVIYGVTTGYGDSCTVNIPPALVAELPHHLYTYHGCGLGRFLDATETRAVLAARLASLVRGMSGVSLPLLEGLEGLLRHDVLPLIPAEGSVGASGDLTPLSYVAAVLCGERDVLHDGRIRPAAEALAEIGQAPLTLRPKEGLAIMNGTAVMTALACLAFDRAEYVSRLATRLTAFNVLASNGNAHHFDAVLFAAKPHPGQARVAQRLREDLHSDRPPRNEQRLQDRYSLRCAPHVIGVLEDALPFLRQLIETELNSANDNPLIDPEREQILHGGHFYGGHIAFAMDALKNTVANVADLLDRQLALIVDARYNHGLPANLSGATGPRAAINHGLKALQISVSAWTAEALKLTMPASVFSRSTECHNQDKVSMGTIAARDCLRVLELTEQVIAAMLIAARQAVGLRQRVGLQSTLGEAPAGMYEDLCARIALVEEDRALDGELRQLVVDIRETRWNVYAG from the coding sequence ATGAATGAATCCGCCGCGCCCGTCTTTGGCGACGCGCCCCTGCGCATCGAGGACGTCGTGGCGCTGTCGCAGCGCCGAGCGCCGCCCGTACTGTCGCGCGAGCCCGCGTTCCGTGCACGTATCGCCAAGGGCGCCGATTTCCTCGACCGCCTCCTGCACGAAGAGGGCGTCATCTACGGCGTCACCACGGGCTATGGCGACTCCTGCACGGTGAACATCCCGCCGGCACTGGTCGCCGAGTTGCCGCATCACCTGTACACCTACCACGGCTGCGGGTTGGGGCGTTTCCTCGACGCGACCGAGACACGCGCCGTGCTGGCCGCGCGACTGGCCTCGCTGGTGCGCGGCATGTCCGGCGTCAGCCTGCCGTTGCTGGAAGGATTGGAAGGCTTGCTGCGGCACGACGTGCTGCCGCTGATCCCGGCCGAAGGCTCGGTCGGCGCCAGTGGCGACCTCACGCCGCTGTCCTACGTGGCGGCCGTGCTGTGCGGCGAACGCGACGTGCTCCACGACGGCCGCATCCGGCCCGCGGCGGAGGCGCTGGCCGAGATCGGCCAGGCGCCGCTGACGCTGCGACCGAAGGAAGGCCTGGCCATCATGAACGGCACCGCCGTGATGACGGCGCTGGCCTGTCTGGCCTTCGATCGCGCCGAGTATGTCTCGCGCCTGGCCACCCGTCTGACCGCCTTCAACGTGTTGGCCAGCAACGGCAACGCCCACCATTTCGACGCGGTGCTGTTCGCGGCCAAGCCGCATCCGGGCCAGGCGCGTGTCGCGCAGCGCCTGCGCGAGGATTTGCACAGCGACCGTCCGCCACGCAATGAGCAACGCCTGCAGGATCGCTATTCGCTGCGCTGCGCGCCGCACGTCATCGGCGTGCTGGAAGATGCGTTGCCGTTCCTGCGCCAGTTGATCGAAACCGAACTCAACAGCGCCAACGACAATCCGCTGATCGATCCGGAGCGCGAGCAGATCCTGCATGGCGGCCATTTCTACGGCGGCCACATCGCCTTCGCGATGGATGCGTTGAAGAACACGGTCGCCAACGTCGCCGACCTGCTGGATCGCCAGTTGGCGCTGATCGTCGATGCCCGTTACAACCATGGTCTGCCGGCCAACCTGTCCGGTGCCACCGGGCCACGTGCGGCGATCAACCACGGCTTGAAGGCGCTGCAAATCAGCGTGTCGGCCTGGACCGCCGAAGCGCTGAAGCTGACGATGCCGGCGTCGGTGTTCTCGCGTTCCACCGAGTGCCACAACCAGGACAAGGTCAGCATGGGCACGATCGCCGCGCGCGACTGCCTGCGCGTGCTCGAACTGACCGAACAGGTGATCGCGGCCATGCTGATCGCGGCGCGCCAGGCGGTGGGCCTGCGCCAGCGCGTCGGCCTGCAGTCGACCTTGGGCGAGGCTCCGGCGGGGATGTACGAAGATCTGTGCGCGCGGATCGCCCTGGTCGAGGAAGATCGCGCCCTGGACGGCGAACTGCGCCAGCTGGTGGTCGACATCCGCGAAACACGCTGGAATGTCTATGCCGGTTGA
- a CDS encoding acyltransferase, whose protein sequence is MSDRSHHWADIGESTSVRGILLLCFVHRWLGRWPFRVCVYPVVFVHWLLNGTARRASRQYLARVHAHLGVPARRPGALQSLYHFAVFAETLLDKILALGQRYPVDKVTMERQGVLARVRAGEGGLLVTAHLGCLELCQVMADQVPGFRLTALVHTAHAERFNRLIRRLDAGSKVELLQVTDLGPADAVKLAERVARGEFVAIAGDRVPVRGGRSVKAPFLGHEAPFPIGAYVLGAALRCPVFTMACTHVGDGYRVRFESFAERIELPRGSRDEALARYAAQFAAWMERQVRDSPYDWFNFYPFWDQVTHDARHE, encoded by the coding sequence GTGAGCGATCGTTCGCACCACTGGGCCGACATCGGCGAATCCACGTCCGTGCGCGGCATCCTGCTGTTGTGTTTCGTGCACCGCTGGCTGGGCCGTTGGCCGTTCCGGGTCTGCGTGTATCCCGTGGTGTTCGTGCACTGGCTGCTCAACGGCACCGCGCGCCGTGCGTCGCGCCAGTACCTCGCCCGCGTGCATGCCCATCTCGGTGTGCCGGCGCGACGGCCGGGCGCCTTGCAGAGCCTGTACCACTTCGCGGTCTTCGCTGAGACGCTGCTGGACAAGATCCTGGCGCTGGGCCAGCGCTACCCCGTCGACAAGGTCACGATGGAACGCCAGGGCGTGCTGGCCCGCGTGCGGGCGGGCGAGGGCGGCCTGCTGGTCACCGCGCACCTGGGTTGCCTGGAGTTGTGCCAGGTCATGGCCGACCAGGTGCCCGGATTCCGCCTTACCGCGCTCGTCCATACGGCGCATGCCGAACGCTTCAACCGGCTGATCCGGCGCCTCGATGCCGGAAGCAAGGTGGAGCTGCTGCAGGTCACCGACCTGGGTCCCGCCGATGCGGTGAAGCTGGCCGAGCGGGTGGCGCGGGGCGAGTTCGTCGCCATCGCCGGCGACCGCGTGCCGGTGCGGGGCGGGCGTTCGGTGAAGGCGCCGTTCCTCGGCCACGAGGCTCCTTTCCCGATCGGCGCCTATGTGCTGGGCGCGGCGCTGCGCTGCCCGGTGTTCACGATGGCCTGCACCCACGTCGGGGATGGCTACCGCGTGCGCTTCGAATCCTTCGCCGAGCGGATCGAACTCCCGCGCGGATCGCGCGACGAGGCGCTGGCGCGCTACGCTGCGCAGTTCGCGGCGTGGATGGAACGGCAGGTCCGCGATTCGCCGTACGACTGGTTCAATTTCTACCCCTTCTGGGATCAGGTAACGCATGACGCCCGCCATGAATGA
- a CDS encoding glycosyltransferase family 2 protein — MGNDVMAAANGFRPLVVIPVFDHEHAIAMMVDGVRASGVPCLLVDDGSGQSCAGELDRLATLHAPDVTLLRLPVNQGKGGAVLAGFREAGAAGYTHVLQIDADGQHDPRDIPGFLEEARAHPDAVICGVPLYDASVPKGRLYGRYLTHVWVWINTLSFTIRDSMCGFRVYPLPPVLRLMDEETIGRRMDFDVEVLVRLFWRGIEVRSRPTRVTYPLDGVSHFDVWRDNVRISRMHTRLFFGMVARLPRLLARKLEGGRA, encoded by the coding sequence ATGGGGAATGACGTCATGGCCGCGGCGAACGGGTTCCGTCCGCTCGTGGTGATCCCGGTCTTCGACCATGAGCACGCCATCGCGATGATGGTGGACGGCGTGCGGGCGTCCGGCGTGCCGTGTCTGCTGGTCGACGACGGTTCGGGGCAATCCTGTGCAGGCGAGCTGGATCGTCTGGCGACGCTGCATGCCCCCGACGTGACGCTACTGCGCCTGCCGGTGAACCAAGGCAAGGGCGGGGCGGTGCTGGCGGGCTTCCGCGAGGCGGGCGCGGCGGGCTACACCCACGTGCTGCAGATCGATGCCGACGGCCAGCACGACCCGCGCGACATCCCCGGCTTCCTCGAGGAAGCGCGCGCGCATCCGGATGCCGTCATCTGCGGTGTGCCGCTGTACGACGCGAGCGTGCCGAAGGGCCGCCTGTACGGTCGTTACCTGACCCACGTCTGGGTCTGGATCAACACCCTGTCGTTCACGATCCGAGACTCCATGTGCGGGTTCCGCGTCTATCCGCTGCCCCCGGTGCTGCGCCTGATGGACGAAGAGACCATCGGTCGCCGGATGGATTTCGACGTCGAAGTGCTGGTGCGGCTGTTCTGGCGCGGCATCGAAGTGCGCAGCCGGCCCACGCGGGTGACGTATCCGCTGGACGGCGTCTCCCACTTCGACGTCTGGCGCGACAACGTGCGGATCAGCCGCATGCATACGCGGTTGTTCTTCGGCATGGTTGCGCGCCTGCCGCGCCTGCTGGCGCGCAAGCTCGAGGGCGGGCGCGCGTGA
- a CDS encoding AMP-binding protein, giving the protein MAEWHPLTEVALQPLAGRTFARTGGALIDHASFHREVLRWHAAFDALPGHAFALHFDDATRFASALFGAWHAGKTVVLPGDALSGTQTRLQSRVDGFAGDWPGASALRESEAGEGPLTPLDPDATRLVVFTSGSTGEPVAIEKRLRQLDAEVHALESALGEGMGDVAIHGTVSHQHIYGLLFRVLWPLAAGRAIVPRAFFPEDLLAAMEGHEAILVASPAHLKRLPAQLDWPSVRGRLRAVFSSGGALPAEAAHEVARLLGVPPVEILGSSETGGIAWRRWDEEQPAWKPLPGVDWRLAEGVLEVRSPHLAEPAWWRSQDRAEADGAGGFRLLGRADRIVKVEERRVSLDALERQIQAHPAVREARVLLLGGQRSALAAVVVMDADATGVPDDAAGRRALANTLSRHLAGAQDAVTRPRRWRFVPAMPTNAQGKVTEAALTALFRPERPPAHWTLREPAHARVELPLDASLAVFEGHFAQAAILPGVAQLDWAVQLAREVFPLPATFLRMEALKFQRVARPGDLIRLDLEWQAERSTLVFRYVSEHGPHASGRVVFADGE; this is encoded by the coding sequence ATGGCTGAGTGGCATCCGCTCACCGAGGTGGCCTTGCAACCGCTGGCCGGGCGCACGTTCGCGCGCACCGGTGGGGCCCTGATCGACCACGCTTCATTCCATCGCGAGGTCCTGCGCTGGCACGCCGCGTTCGACGCGCTGCCGGGCCACGCGTTCGCGCTTCATTTCGATGACGCCACGCGCTTCGCCTCGGCGCTGTTCGGCGCCTGGCATGCCGGCAAGACCGTGGTGTTGCCGGGCGACGCCCTGTCCGGTACGCAGACGCGGCTGCAATCGCGTGTGGACGGATTCGCGGGCGATTGGCCCGGTGCGTCCGCCCTGCGTGAAAGCGAGGCCGGCGAGGGGCCGCTCACGCCCCTGGATCCGGACGCGACCCGGCTGGTCGTGTTCACCTCCGGCAGCACCGGCGAACCTGTGGCGATCGAGAAGCGTCTTCGCCAGCTCGATGCCGAAGTGCACGCGCTGGAATCCGCACTCGGTGAAGGGATGGGCGATGTCGCGATCCACGGCACCGTGTCGCATCAGCACATCTACGGCCTGCTGTTCCGCGTGCTGTGGCCGCTGGCGGCGGGGCGGGCGATCGTGCCACGGGCGTTCTTCCCCGAGGATCTGCTGGCGGCGATGGAGGGCCATGAGGCGATCCTGGTCGCGAGCCCCGCGCATCTGAAGCGCCTCCCGGCGCAACTCGACTGGCCCTCGGTGCGCGGCCGCCTGCGCGCGGTGTTCTCGTCCGGCGGTGCGCTGCCTGCGGAAGCCGCGCATGAGGTGGCGCGCCTGCTCGGCGTGCCGCCGGTGGAAATCCTCGGCAGCAGCGAGACGGGTGGCATCGCCTGGCGCCGCTGGGACGAAGAACAACCCGCCTGGAAGCCCCTGCCGGGCGTCGACTGGCGGCTGGCGGAGGGCGTGCTGGAAGTCCGGTCGCCGCATCTGGCCGAACCGGCGTGGTGGCGCAGTCAGGATCGCGCCGAGGCCGACGGCGCCGGTGGCTTCCGGCTGTTGGGCCGTGCCGACCGGATCGTGAAGGTGGAGGAGCGCCGCGTATCGCTGGATGCGCTGGAGCGCCAGATCCAGGCCCATCCCGCGGTCCGCGAGGCGCGTGTCCTGCTACTGGGCGGCCAACGCAGTGCGCTGGCGGCCGTCGTCGTGATGGACGCGGATGCTACCGGCGTGCCTGACGATGCCGCCGGCCGCCGGGCCCTGGCGAACACGCTCTCGCGCCATCTGGCCGGCGCGCAGGATGCGGTCACCCGGCCGCGCCGCTGGCGGTTCGTCCCGGCAATGCCGACGAACGCCCAGGGCAAGGTCACCGAAGCGGCGCTGACGGCGCTGTTCCGTCCGGAGCGTCCGCCGGCGCACTGGACGTTGCGCGAACCCGCGCATGCGCGCGTCGAGTTGCCGCTGGACGCATCGCTGGCCGTGTTCGAAGGCCATTTCGCCCAGGCCGCGATCCTGCCTGGCGTCGCGCAGTTGGACTGGGCCGTGCAGCTGGCGCGCGAGGTGTTTCCGTTGCCGGCGACGTTCCTGCGCATGGAGGCGCTGAAGTTCCAGCGCGTCGCGCGGCCCGGCGACCTGATCCGGCTGGATCTGGAGTGGCAGGCCGAACGCAGCACCCTGGTGTTCCGCTACGTGTCGGAACACGGCCCGCACGCCAGCGGGCGCGTGGTGTTCGCCGATGGGGAATGA
- a CDS encoding acyl carrier protein: MTKNELFERIVTILHDSFEIEPARITPEARLYDDLDIDSIDAVDLIVQLKPLLGRSLQPDAFKSVRTVQDIVDVLYGLIRDEAA, translated from the coding sequence ATGACCAAGAACGAACTCTTTGAACGGATCGTCACGATCCTGCACGACAGCTTCGAGATCGAACCGGCGCGTATCACGCCCGAGGCGAGGCTCTACGACGACCTCGACATCGACAGCATCGATGCGGTGGACCTGATCGTGCAACTCAAGCCGCTGCTGGGGCGGAGCCTCCAGCCGGACGCGTTCAAGTCGGTGCGCACGGTGCAGGACATCGTCGACGTGCTGTACGGACTGATCCGCGACGAAGCCGCCTGA
- a CDS encoding phosphopantetheine-binding protein — MQALEHEIKELIISSLSLEDITPDDIDTTAPLFVEGLGLDSIDALELGLALQKRYGVSLSADSQETRRHFASVRALADFVVAQGKA, encoded by the coding sequence GTGCAGGCACTTGAGCACGAGATCAAGGAATTGATCATTTCTTCGTTGTCGCTGGAAGACATCACGCCCGACGACATCGATACCACCGCGCCGTTGTTCGTGGAGGGGCTGGGCCTGGATTCGATCGATGCGCTCGAGCTCGGCCTGGCGCTGCAGAAGCGTTACGGGGTCAGCCTCTCGGCCGACTCGCAGGAGACCCGCCGGCACTTCGCCAGCGTGCGCGCACTGGCGGATTTCGTCGTCGCCCAGGGCAAGGCCTGA